A genomic window from Candidatus Bathyarchaeota archaeon includes:
- a CDS encoding discoidin domain-containing protein, with protein sequence MGIRHKTVKSSGDKLYASEWNEPHVIESGASFPSNPSEGDLFYRNDEHRIYYFNGSEWKPVADIPTGHVKLPEPSTSDWITPDGYWMLPDGYEDPNGDWINEANAYDDDFSTYAKTSSGIPQGWGPWLTFTFPASVIKPVKARLKFNSTAYGAGVDIDVEIQGLKTDGATWVTLFSGKLDNQYDLTVDLTPQEVTKVRIRVYQPYSANEYIYIYEFRIFDEIACDDDLDTVWLRTAAEASLEIDTGSLQIIGAVRIHFPDSSYIPASFKIEGSEDGTTWETLLTGQTGSEGWNTYTFNARYIRYLRITVENYGTANGIKIAETDYYSRITERVAALHGHGSGVVRFRRGHGERLSDDVRREVLEALNEFRQASAQERFTKLEMYLLLLEKRIRMLEDLTGV encoded by the coding sequence TTGGGCATAAGGCATAAGACCGTGAAGTCGTCTGGCGATAAGCTCTATGCGTCGGAGTGGAACGAGCCTCATGTGATCGAGAGTGGAGCAAGCTTTCCGTCTAACCCCTCGGAGGGCGACCTGTTCTACCGGAACGACGAGCACCGGATATACTATTTCAACGGCTCTGAGTGGAAGCCTGTAGCCGACATACCGACCGGACACGTTAAACTGCCGGAGCCTTCGACGAGCGACTGGATAACACCTGACGGCTATTGGATGCTACCGGACGGATACGAGGACCCTAACGGTGATTGGATTAATGAGGCAAACGCATACGACGACGATTTCAGCACATACGCTAAAACATCAAGTGGAATACCGCAGGGCTGGGGGCCTTGGCTGACGTTCACCTTCCCCGCATCCGTCATCAAACCGGTGAAGGCTAGGCTTAAGTTCAACTCGACCGCATACGGCGCCGGCGTCGACATAGACGTTGAGATACAAGGTCTTAAAACCGACGGCGCTACATGGGTTACGCTGTTCAGCGGTAAGCTGGATAACCAGTACGACCTGACGGTGGATCTAACGCCGCAGGAGGTCACGAAGGTGAGGATACGCGTATACCAGCCCTACTCAGCCAACGAATACATATACATCTACGAGTTCCGCATATTCGACGAGATAGCATGCGACGACGACCTAGACACGGTGTGGCTTAGAACAGCGGCGGAGGCTTCGCTAGAAATAGATACCGGAAGCCTCCAGATAATCGGCGCCGTAAGGATACACTTTCCAGACTCCAGCTACATTCCAGCCAGCTTCAAAATCGAGGGAAGCGAAGACGGCACAACATGGGAAACCCTACTAACCGGGCAAACAGGCTCAGAAGGATGGAACACATACACCTTCAACGCAAGATACATCCGATACCTACGGATCACGGTGGAAAACTACGGCACAGCAAACGGGATAAAAATAGCCGAAACCGACTACTATAGTCGTATAACCGAGCGGGTTGCAGCTCTACACGGACATGGCTCGGGAGTTGTACGTTTCCGTAGAGGTCATGGCGAGAGACTGTCTGACGACGTCAGACGTGAGGTTTTAGAAGCGTTAAATGAGTTTAGACAGGCGTCTGCTCAGGAGAGGTTTACGAAACTAGAAATGTACCTGTTGTTGCTCGAAAAGAGGATAAGGATGCTCGAGGACCTAACAGGTGTCTAG